A genome region from Alteripontixanthobacter maritimus includes the following:
- the moaC gene encoding cyclic pyranopterin monophosphate synthase MoaC: MSKLTHLDSDGNARMVDVGAKAATARRAVAQGRITMSAEALESIRDGNAPKGDVLAAARIAGIMAAKRTGDLIPLCHPLALDAVTVDFAFEDGGLTVTVAASLTGKTGIEMEALTGVSVACLTIYDMAKALDKSMVIEGIRLLSKSGGKSGDWHAPA, translated from the coding sequence ATGAGCAAGCTGACCCATCTTGATAGCGACGGTAATGCCCGCATGGTCGATGTCGGAGCGAAAGCCGCGACGGCCAGGCGGGCGGTCGCGCAGGGCAGGATCACCATGTCGGCGGAGGCTCTGGAAAGTATCCGCGATGGCAATGCTCCAAAGGGTGACGTGCTGGCCGCCGCTCGCATCGCAGGTATTATGGCGGCGAAGCGTACGGGCGACCTTATCCCGCTGTGCCATCCGCTTGCGCTGGACGCGGTAACCGTAGACTTTGCGTTCGAGGACGGGGGACTGACCGTCACTGTGGCAGCATCCCTGACAGGCAAGACCGGCATCGAGATGGAGGCGTTAACGGGTGTAAGCGTGGCGTGCCTCACCATCTACGACATGGCCAAGGCGCTCGATAAATCAATGGTCATAGAAGGCATCCGGCTGCTGTCGAAATCGGGCGGCAAGTCGGGCGACTGGCACGCTCCGGCATGA
- a CDS encoding molybdopterin molybdotransferase MoeA, which yields MSALISLVDAQERLLTLVNAADTIAPQPVESLLGGYLAEPLLAARTQPAADVSAMDGYAVAGKGAWKLVGESRCGLPFGSHLADGDAVRISTGAHCPAGTQAILIQENAQVEGEILSQADGALVPGEHIRREGFDFADGDPLLPGGTRIGPAQIALARAAGHGRLPARRKPRIVILECGDELTSDPASCGHGQIPASNGAMLAAMASAELCDIVATPPLRDTPDALVDALDAHATADLLVFSGGASVGDHDHVRPSLQRAGADIAFWKVAMRPGKPVMVAQLGKQLILGLPGNPVSSFVTAFHFMLPAIRRLCGASECLVRPVPILLGRDMAAVGGRQEFVRAQIADGVVTPLDQRDSSALLTLATANALIDRPAHSAEMKAGTHVPTYPIQNGGNA from the coding sequence ATGAGCGCGCTGATATCGCTCGTCGATGCCCAGGAGCGGTTGCTAACGCTGGTGAATGCGGCCGATACTATCGCGCCGCAGCCTGTCGAAAGCCTGCTGGGCGGATATCTGGCAGAGCCGCTCCTCGCAGCCCGCACGCAACCTGCAGCGGACGTGTCAGCGATGGATGGCTATGCGGTCGCCGGTAAGGGTGCTTGGAAATTGGTCGGGGAAAGCCGGTGCGGCCTACCGTTCGGCAGTCATCTGGCCGACGGTGATGCTGTTCGCATATCGACCGGTGCCCATTGTCCGGCCGGAACGCAGGCAATCCTGATACAGGAGAACGCCCAGGTCGAAGGCGAGATCTTGAGCCAGGCCGATGGTGCGCTGGTTCCCGGCGAACACATTCGGAGAGAAGGCTTCGACTTTGCCGATGGCGACCCATTGCTGCCTGGCGGAACCCGGATCGGCCCGGCACAGATCGCACTTGCCCGCGCGGCAGGTCACGGCCGGCTTCCTGCAAGGCGTAAACCGCGGATCGTTATTCTGGAATGCGGGGACGAGTTGACCTCCGATCCTGCGTCGTGCGGGCATGGGCAAATACCCGCCAGCAACGGCGCGATGCTCGCCGCGATGGCAAGCGCGGAACTGTGCGACATAGTGGCCACCCCACCCTTGCGCGACACGCCTGACGCTCTGGTCGACGCATTGGATGCCCATGCCACCGCCGATCTTCTGGTTTTCTCCGGCGGCGCCTCGGTCGGCGATCACGATCATGTTCGCCCATCGCTCCAACGGGCCGGCGCGGACATTGCGTTCTGGAAAGTAGCGATGCGGCCCGGCAAGCCGGTGATGGTCGCACAGTTGGGCAAGCAATTAATCCTCGGCCTGCCGGGCAATCCCGTGTCGAGCTTCGTCACGGCCTTCCATTTCATGCTGCCTGCAATCCGGCGGCTTTGCGGTGCGAGCGAATGCCTTGTGCGCCCCGTACCGATCCTATTGGGACGGGACATGGCTGCGGTCGGTGGACGGCAGGAGTTTGTGCGCGCGCAAATAGCAGACGGGGTCGTCACACCGCTGGACCAGCGCGACAGCAGCGCGCTACTTACGCTCGCCACCGCAAACGCGCTGATCGATCGGCCTGCTCACAGCGCAGAGATGAAAGCAGGAACACACGTTCCGACCTATCCGATCCAGAATGGCGGAAATGCTTGA
- the lexA gene encoding transcriptional repressor LexA: MLTAKQHELIQFIQRRLEETGISPSFEEMKDALDLKSKSGVHRLISALEERGFIRRLPNRARALEVIKQPEDATPVSAANSADNSNVISLAAAKAARAPEPANDVIDVPLHGRIAAGAPIEAIEGQNSLPVPAALLGPGEHYALEVSGDSMIEAGIFDGDFALVKRTDTARDGEIVVALVNNEEATLKYLRREDGQVVLDPANQAYDAQIYRPGEVEVQGKLAGLLRRYH, translated from the coding sequence ATGCTGACCGCAAAGCAGCACGAACTTATTCAGTTCATCCAGCGACGCCTGGAAGAAACCGGCATTTCCCCCTCTTTCGAAGAGATGAAGGACGCGCTGGACCTGAAAAGCAAGTCCGGCGTCCACCGCCTGATTTCCGCGTTGGAAGAACGCGGCTTCATTCGCCGCCTTCCGAACAGGGCGCGTGCGTTGGAAGTGATAAAGCAACCCGAAGATGCGACGCCAGTGTCCGCTGCGAACAGCGCGGATAACAGCAATGTGATTTCTCTCGCAGCGGCGAAGGCTGCGCGGGCACCCGAGCCTGCTAACGACGTGATCGACGTACCCTTGCATGGGCGTATTGCGGCAGGCGCACCGATCGAGGCGATCGAGGGGCAGAACAGCCTGCCTGTTCCTGCCGCATTGCTCGGCCCCGGTGAACATTATGCGTTGGAAGTCTCCGGCGATTCCATGATCGAAGCAGGTATTTTCGACGGTGATTTCGCTCTCGTGAAGCGCACCGATACCGCGCGAGACGGGGAGATTGTGGTGGCACTCGTCAATAACGAGGAAGCGACGCTTAAGTATCTGCGGCGCGAAGATGGGCAGGTCGTGCTCGATCCAGCCAATCAGGCCTACGACGCACAGATTTACCGTCCGGGCGAAGTAGAGGTTCAGGGCAAGCTGGCAGGACTGCTACGGCGCTACCACTAG
- a CDS encoding ComEC/Rec2 family competence protein, which translates to MSSQSAPEIPLGNAGDGENVAVQRPWRMGRAVSSTAGWLADRFEGFLGTASHDRGPWLAVAFAGGIGLWFWLDAPWQWIGAMAALALAAIAASALLEPGGTRANIRIAVIALSIMTLLGTATVWSRSEMIGAEPLDYPRVMRFEGRVLEREEQPSQDRVRLTLAMRDAATGTARKVRINVPLARDKPLAAEGAVLRLRARLMPPAPPMLPGSYDFARAAWFKGLAATATLVGDLEVVSAGQGGGQIARWQRQISGHVREQLGGSPGTIAAAFASGDRGGVTERDADAMRDAGLTHLLSISGLHVSAVIAAAYLLAIRLLALWPWLTLRVRLPVVAAGLAALAGVAYTLLTGAEVPTVRSCVAALLVLTALALGREPLSLRMVALAALFVLLLWPESLVGPSFQMSFSAVIAIVALHNSAPVRAFLLTRDESWFARMGRGTVMLLVTGFVIEIALMPIVMFHFHRAGLFGAFANVIAIPLVTFASMPLIAVALFLDVVGLGAPAWWVAGKSLEALLGIAHYTASLPGAVKLAPQIGLGTVMLYVGGALWLALWRGNARLYGLLPIATAAVMAAATPAPDMLISGDGRHVGIAGEGNQLILLRDSRSSYVLDNFTELAGVAGQPVAIADWPGASCSPDFCVVALERGGQTWQILLARSRDLVEERALAAACERSDIVVADRYLPQSCAPRWLKADRRLLEQTGGLAVDLDGARFDAVADTQGSHGWWKPDDR; encoded by the coding sequence ATGAGCAGCCAGTCGGCGCCCGAAATCCCGCTGGGTAATGCGGGCGATGGCGAAAATGTTGCAGTGCAGCGTCCTTGGCGCATGGGCCGGGCCGTGTCCAGTACCGCAGGCTGGCTGGCGGACCGTTTCGAAGGCTTTCTGGGGACGGCAAGCCATGACCGCGGACCATGGCTGGCAGTGGCGTTCGCCGGCGGGATCGGACTGTGGTTCTGGCTCGATGCGCCGTGGCAGTGGATCGGGGCCATGGCGGCGCTGGCACTGGCTGCAATCGCGGCTTCGGCTCTGCTTGAACCCGGCGGCACGCGGGCGAATATACGGATCGCGGTCATTGCGCTGTCGATAATGACGTTGCTGGGCACTGCGACCGTCTGGAGCCGAAGCGAGATGATCGGCGCGGAGCCGCTCGATTACCCGCGAGTGATGCGCTTCGAAGGCCGGGTTCTGGAGCGTGAGGAACAACCTTCGCAGGACCGCGTCCGCCTGACGTTGGCCATGCGGGATGCGGCCACCGGCACTGCGCGCAAGGTGCGGATCAACGTACCGCTCGCGCGCGACAAGCCGCTGGCGGCGGAAGGTGCTGTGCTGCGATTGCGTGCACGCCTGATGCCCCCTGCGCCGCCAATGCTTCCAGGCAGCTACGATTTTGCACGCGCGGCCTGGTTCAAGGGATTGGCTGCGACCGCCACTTTGGTGGGCGATCTGGAAGTGGTCTCGGCAGGGCAGGGCGGGGGCCAGATTGCGCGCTGGCAGCGGCAGATATCGGGGCATGTGCGCGAGCAGCTCGGCGGATCGCCCGGTACAATCGCGGCCGCTTTTGCCAGCGGCGACCGGGGCGGCGTGACCGAGCGCGATGCCGACGCGATGCGCGATGCCGGCCTCACACATTTGCTATCGATCAGCGGGCTGCATGTCAGCGCCGTGATCGCGGCGGCGTATCTGCTCGCGATACGGCTGTTGGCTTTATGGCCATGGTTGACATTGAGGGTGCGGTTGCCGGTGGTGGCTGCCGGGTTGGCTGCACTGGCGGGTGTCGCTTACACACTCCTGACCGGGGCGGAGGTGCCAACCGTGCGCAGCTGTGTAGCAGCGCTGCTTGTCTTGACGGCGCTGGCGCTGGGGCGGGAGCCATTGAGTTTGCGAATGGTCGCGTTGGCCGCGCTATTCGTGCTGCTCCTTTGGCCGGAATCGCTCGTCGGACCCAGCTTCCAGATGAGTTTCAGCGCTGTGATCGCCATCGTCGCCCTGCACAACAGCGCACCTGTGCGGGCGTTCCTGCTAACAAGGGACGAAAGCTGGTTCGCGCGGATGGGGCGGGGGACTGTGATGTTGCTTGTGACCGGCTTCGTCATCGAGATTGCGCTTATGCCGATCGTCATGTTCCACTTCCATCGTGCGGGGCTATTCGGGGCGTTCGCGAATGTAATCGCGATCCCGCTGGTGACGTTCGCGTCGATGCCGCTCATCGCAGTGGCGCTGTTCCTCGATGTGGTGGGGCTGGGTGCACCGGCATGGTGGGTGGCAGGCAAATCGCTGGAGGCGCTGCTCGGTATAGCACATTATACGGCGTCGCTGCCGGGCGCTGTGAAGCTGGCACCCCAGATTGGGCTGGGAACAGTGATGCTGTATGTGGGCGGGGCGCTCTGGCTTGCGTTGTGGCGCGGTAATGCGCGGCTATATGGTCTCCTGCCGATCGCAACCGCCGCTGTCATGGCGGCGGCAACTCCCGCGCCTGATATGTTGATTTCCGGCGATGGTCGGCATGTCGGTATAGCGGGGGAGGGCAACCAGCTTATCCTGCTCCGGGATAGTCGCAGCAGCTATGTCCTCGACAACTTTACCGAACTGGCGGGTGTGGCCGGGCAGCCTGTGGCCATCGCAGATTGGCCGGGAGCGAGCTGTAGCCCGGACTTTTGCGTGGTGGCGTTGGAGCGGGGCGGGCAGACCTGGCAAATCCTGCTCGCCCGAAGTCGGGATCTGGTCGAGGAGCGCGCGCTTGCCGCAGCGTGCGAACGCAGCGATATCGTGGTTGCGGACCGATATCTGCCGCAAAGCTGTGCGCCGCGCTGGCTTAAGGCGGATCGCAGATTGTTGGAGCAAACTGGAGGGTTGGCCGTTGATCTGGACGGAGCGCGCTTCGATGCCGTTGCCGATACGCAGGGAAGCCACGGGTGGTGGAAACCGGACGACCGATGA
- the gltX gene encoding glutamate--tRNA ligase — protein MATGSGQVVTRFAPSPTGFLHIGGARTALFNWLFARHHGGKALLRIEDTDQKRSTQEAIDAIVEGLDWLGLDWDEPSVFQSQNAARHAEVAQLLLDHGHAYKCYASTEELEEMRAAQRAAKQPMRYDGRWRDRDPTDAAEGTPFVVRLKTPSTGETTIADEVQGEVTVANEEIDDYVLLRADGTPTYMLAAVVDDHDMGCTHIIRGDDHLNNAFRQLPIYHAMDRIEGGWPQPVYAHIPLIHGSDGAKLSKRHGALGVEAYRDEMGILPEALFNYLLRLGWGHGDREEITRVEATSLFTLDGVGKSPSRFDLKKLQNLNAHYIREADPTRLAGIVAPLIDGDVDEQLLARAMPVLTVRAKDTGELAEGAAFLFAKRPLAVTEKAAKLLDDTGRERLAQVSERLKGEKDWTADALEASLKAYAEQLELGLGKLAQPMRAALTGTTTSPGIFDVLVLLGREEALARIDDQVDRSAAPRTDADT, from the coding sequence ATGGCAACAGGCAGCGGACAGGTGGTCACCCGCTTCGCCCCTTCCCCCACGGGATTCCTGCATATCGGCGGCGCGCGGACCGCGCTGTTCAACTGGCTTTTCGCGCGTCATCACGGCGGCAAGGCCCTGTTGCGGATCGAGGACACCGATCAGAAGCGTTCCACGCAAGAGGCGATAGATGCAATTGTGGAAGGGCTGGACTGGCTCGGCCTGGACTGGGACGAACCGTCTGTATTCCAGTCGCAGAATGCCGCACGCCACGCCGAAGTGGCGCAGCTGCTGCTCGATCATGGCCATGCCTATAAATGCTATGCCAGTACCGAAGAACTTGAGGAAATGCGGGCGGCACAGCGCGCAGCCAAACAGCCCATGCGCTATGATGGGCGCTGGCGCGACCGCGATCCGACAGATGCCGCCGAGGGGACTCCCTTTGTCGTTCGATTGAAAACTCCGTCCACTGGCGAGACCACGATTGCCGATGAAGTGCAGGGCGAGGTCACCGTCGCAAACGAGGAAATTGACGACTACGTGCTGCTGCGCGCCGACGGCACACCGACTTATATGCTCGCCGCCGTGGTGGACGACCACGATATGGGTTGCACCCATATCATCCGCGGCGACGATCATCTGAACAACGCCTTCCGGCAATTACCGATTTACCATGCCATGGATAGGATCGAGGGTGGCTGGCCTCAGCCTGTCTACGCTCACATTCCGCTGATCCACGGCAGCGACGGTGCTAAGCTATCGAAACGGCACGGCGCCCTTGGCGTCGAGGCCTATCGCGACGAGATGGGTATTTTGCCCGAGGCGCTCTTCAACTACCTTCTCCGGCTCGGCTGGGGCCATGGCGACCGCGAAGAGATCACCCGCGTCGAAGCCACGTCGCTATTCACTCTCGATGGCGTTGGTAAGAGCCCGTCGCGCTTCGATCTGAAGAAGCTGCAGAACCTGAACGCTCATTATATCCGCGAAGCAGATCCGACCAGGTTGGCAGGCATCGTCGCGCCGCTGATCGATGGCGATGTTGACGAGCAATTGCTGGCCCGGGCGATGCCGGTGCTGACAGTTCGCGCGAAGGACACAGGCGAACTCGCCGAAGGTGCGGCGTTTCTGTTTGCCAAGCGTCCGCTTGCCGTTACGGAAAAGGCGGCCAAGCTGCTTGACGATACCGGACGCGAGCGACTGGCGCAGGTTTCGGAGCGGTTGAAGGGCGAAAAGGACTGGACAGCAGATGCACTTGAGGCCAGTCTGAAAGCCTATGCCGAGCAGCTCGAACTGGGTCTTGGCAAGCTGGCGCAGCCCATGCGTGCGGCACTCACCGGAACGACGACCTCGCCCGGTATTTTCGATGTTCTCGTCCTGCTCGGCAGGGAGGAAGCGCTGGCACGGATCGACGATCAGGTCGATCGGTCGGCCGCCCCCCGGACCGACGCAGACACATAA
- a CDS encoding citrate synthase: MVDNNATLNLGEQSLDLPVLEGSCGPDVVDIRKLYAQTGNFTYDPGFTSTASCESALTFIDGEEGVLLHRGYPIGQLAESSSFMETSYLLLNGELPDQDTLNDFTHTITRHTMLHDQLRQFYQGFRRDAHPMAIMCGVVGALSAFYHDSTDISDPEHRKISSHRLIAKMPTIAAWAYKYSIGQPFLQPDNSLSYTGNFLRMTFGVPAEEYEVLPAVERAMDRIFILHADHEQNASTSTVRLAGSSGANPFACVAAGIACLWGPAHGGANEAALNMLQEIGTPDRIPEYIERAKDKNDPFRLMGFGHRVYKNYDPRATVMQKTVREVFEALNVTDPVFETALRLEELALSDDYFAEKKLFPNVDFYSGIILSAIGFPTTMFTALFALARTVGWVAQWNEMISDPGQKIGRPRQLYTGPTQRDYISLDKR, translated from the coding sequence ATGGTGGATAACAACGCGACCCTTAATCTGGGCGAGCAAAGCCTCGACCTACCCGTTCTGGAGGGCAGCTGCGGCCCGGATGTCGTCGATATCCGCAAGCTTTACGCACAGACCGGAAACTTCACATACGATCCGGGATTCACCTCGACCGCCAGTTGCGAGAGCGCGCTGACCTTCATCGATGGCGAAGAAGGCGTGCTGCTGCATCGCGGCTACCCCATCGGCCAGTTGGCTGAAAGTTCCAGCTTCATGGAAACCAGCTATCTGCTGTTGAACGGCGAGCTGCCCGATCAAGACACGCTCAATGACTTTACGCATACAATCACGCGGCACACGATGTTGCATGACCAGTTGCGCCAGTTCTACCAGGGCTTCCGCCGCGATGCGCACCCGATGGCAATCATGTGCGGCGTGGTCGGTGCGCTGTCCGCGTTCTATCACGACAGCACCGACATTTCCGATCCCGAACACCGCAAGATTTCCAGCCACCGGCTGATCGCCAAGATGCCGACGATCGCGGCATGGGCCTATAAGTACTCCATCGGGCAGCCATTCCTGCAGCCCGATAATTCGCTCAGCTACACCGGCAATTTCCTGCGCATGACCTTCGGCGTTCCGGCTGAGGAATACGAAGTTCTTCCGGCAGTAGAGCGCGCGATGGACCGTATTTTCATCCTCCACGCCGATCACGAGCAGAACGCCAGCACTTCCACCGTGCGGCTCGCCGGATCGTCCGGTGCCAATCCGTTTGCCTGCGTTGCGGCTGGTATTGCCTGCCTTTGGGGGCCGGCTCATGGCGGCGCGAACGAAGCGGCGCTCAATATGCTGCAGGAAATCGGCACGCCCGATCGCATCCCTGAATATATCGAGCGTGCGAAGGACAAGAACGACCCGTTCCGCCTGATGGGTTTCGGACACCGCGTGTACAAGAACTACGACCCCCGCGCGACGGTAATGCAGAAGACGGTTCGCGAGGTCTTCGAAGCCCTGAACGTCACCGACCCGGTATTCGAAACCGCGTTGCGGCTGGAAGAGCTGGCATTGAGCGACGATTACTTTGCCGAGAAGAAACTGTTCCCGAATGTAGACTTCTACTCAGGCATCATTCTGTCTGCGATCGGTTTCCCGACCACGATGTTCACCGCGCTCTTCGCTCTTGCCCGCACGGTCGGTTGGGTAGCCCAATGGAACGAAATGATTTCCGATCCCGGCCAGAAGATCGGTCGTCCGCGTCAGCTTTATACTGGCCCGACGCAGCGCGACTATATCTCGCTCGACAAGCGTTAA
- a CDS encoding sensor histidine kinase: protein MSAIGASSGKMLAYGRTDADGQLLSADEPLATLQKRCGGTIPGRIAIPELSELVHKARTYGFRIARPMEAMDGEDVIRSWVEIIPMSSDDEKPDGPATGGFEIGVATWQTSPIARPNQNDVAERKVAIDRHSADLTARLDKRQHLLSAEPHAVDTNQCADRMLANIGRPWTDFVTLEDAAHQMPLHWRLMDGSICSLPGSDRRWTAHLVPLGVPEPGGSGFELLLVADTPIEEGPAKFTQDEAPAVHNSHAPRLGSELSPVLRQPIARIIANAETIRTKLAGPLADEYSNYAADIATAGQHLLSLIDDLSDLEVLESGDFSTAADRVNLGDAAQRAAGILAVKAAERKITLVKPEAATSVFATAEDRRVLQILLNLVGNAMQYSPEGSAVTLSLKSEGDRVGIAIADEGKGLTKEQQAVVFDKFERLGRGGDGGSGLGLYISRSLARAMGGDLVVSSEPDKGATFTLLLPAAS from the coding sequence ATGAGCGCTATTGGTGCCAGTTCCGGGAAGATGCTGGCCTATGGGCGTACCGATGCGGACGGCCAACTGCTGTCTGCCGACGAACCGCTTGCAACCCTGCAAAAACGCTGCGGCGGCACGATACCCGGCCGGATAGCCATTCCCGAACTGTCGGAGCTGGTACACAAGGCACGGACCTACGGTTTTCGTATCGCCCGACCCATGGAAGCGATGGACGGCGAAGATGTCATCCGCAGTTGGGTCGAAATCATTCCAATGTCATCAGACGATGAAAAACCCGATGGCCCAGCTACTGGCGGGTTCGAGATCGGCGTGGCCACTTGGCAAACATCCCCGATCGCGCGGCCGAACCAGAACGATGTAGCCGAACGCAAGGTCGCCATCGATCGGCATTCGGCCGATTTGACCGCGCGGCTCGACAAGCGGCAACACTTGCTCTCGGCGGAACCCCATGCTGTCGACACCAACCAATGCGCCGACCGCATGCTAGCCAATATCGGCCGACCCTGGACCGATTTCGTAACGTTGGAAGATGCCGCGCATCAAATGCCGCTCCATTGGCGACTGATGGACGGCAGTATATGTTCGCTTCCCGGTTCGGATAGGCGCTGGACAGCGCATCTGGTTCCACTCGGCGTGCCCGAGCCTGGTGGTTCCGGCTTCGAATTGCTGCTGGTTGCCGACACTCCGATTGAGGAAGGCCCAGCTAAATTTACGCAGGACGAAGCTCCTGCGGTCCACAATTCTCACGCACCCCGACTGGGAAGCGAACTGTCGCCTGTGCTGCGCCAACCGATCGCGCGCATCATCGCCAATGCCGAGACCATCCGAACTAAACTGGCAGGCCCCTTGGCAGACGAGTACAGCAATTACGCAGCCGACATCGCTACTGCCGGCCAGCATCTGCTGTCGCTTATCGACGACCTGTCGGATCTGGAAGTTTTGGAATCCGGCGATTTTTCGACGGCGGCAGACCGTGTGAACCTTGGCGATGCGGCACAGCGCGCAGCGGGTATCCTCGCGGTGAAGGCTGCAGAACGCAAGATCACGCTCGTCAAACCGGAAGCAGCAACAAGTGTTTTCGCAACGGCAGAAGATCGGCGCGTTCTCCAGATACTTCTCAATCTGGTAGGCAATGCGATGCAATATTCTCCGGAGGGATCGGCCGTCACGCTTTCCCTGAAAAGCGAAGGTGATCGCGTTGGTATTGCAATTGCGGACGAAGGGAAGGGCCTTACCAAGGAGCAACAGGCAGTCGTCTTCGACAAGTTCGAGCGTCTCGGACGGGGCGGGGATGGCGGATCCGGCCTTGGTCTGTATATCTCACGAAGCCTTGCAAGAGCGATGGGTGGGGATTTGGTTGTCTCGAGCGAACCGGACAAGGGTGCGACGTTCACGCTGCTGTTGCCCGCCGCATCCTGA
- a CDS encoding Hpt domain-containing protein — translation MVQEDGAFDSTLAAAAGDDPALHAELRAAFAESLAGHIDLLSRARCDGNWVVAAQRIKGLAASFHVLPLMDLADAAVSSAPGEPGILRKLNAILVEFTSSPAD, via the coding sequence ATGGTACAGGAAGATGGCGCATTCGATTCAACTTTGGCGGCAGCGGCGGGGGATGATCCGGCGCTTCATGCAGAGTTGCGTGCCGCCTTTGCAGAAAGTCTCGCCGGGCATATCGACCTGCTTTCACGGGCAAGATGCGATGGCAACTGGGTTGTCGCGGCGCAGCGGATCAAGGGGTTGGCGGCCAGTTTCCATGTCTTGCCGTTAATGGACTTGGCTGACGCAGCCGTGAGCAGCGCACCGGGTGAACCCGGTATCCTGCGCAAGCTGAATGCCATACTTGTGGAATTCACTAGCTCTCCTGCCGATTGA